The Peribacillus sp. FSL E2-0218 genome contains a region encoding:
- a CDS encoding acyl-CoA thioesterase, with protein MEEIKHCRDSLVIKTSLVLPPDTNNIGTMFGGKLMAYIDDVAAISAMRHARSNVVTASTDSVDFLHPIHEGNAVCLESFVTYTGRTSMEIIVKVIAEDLVTGDRNLCVISFLTFVAINEQGKPIPVPHLVPETEMEINLNESAKQRAQIRKKRREDTQFIASTFGVKLPWSEQSNPGLYKDETNH; from the coding sequence GAAGAAATAAAGCATTGCCGGGACTCTTTGGTCATCAAAACAAGTCTTGTCCTCCCTCCCGATACAAATAATATTGGTACGATGTTCGGAGGCAAGCTAATGGCATATATTGATGATGTAGCGGCCATATCCGCCATGCGTCATGCCAGGAGCAACGTAGTTACCGCCTCTACCGATTCGGTTGATTTCCTTCACCCTATCCACGAAGGAAATGCCGTTTGTCTGGAAAGCTTCGTGACCTATACGGGCAGAACATCGATGGAAATCATCGTAAAAGTGATTGCTGAGGATTTAGTTACAGGAGATCGCAATTTATGTGTCATTTCCTTTTTGACCTTTGTCGCCATTAATGAACAAGGTAAACCTATACCGGTTCCCCATTTGGTTCCGGAAACCGAAATGGAAATCAATTTAAATGAATCGGCAAAACAACGGGCTCAAATAAGGAAAAAAAGAAGAGAAGATACACAGTTCATTGCAAGCACTTTTGGTGTCAAGCTGCCATGGAGCGAACAATCGAATCCAGGATTATATAAAGATGAAACTAATCATTAA
- a CDS encoding Bax inhibitor-1/YccA family protein, with protein sequence MYSQTVQTYMPSVMRTFALSLAISVLGMAIGTFVPPALFIPLAILEIAMLIGAFIMRRKKAIGYTFLYSFTLISGITTYPIIAHYLAAAGANVVILAGVTTTVVFGGLAIYATTTKRDLSFLGGMLFAALLALVVIGIFNIFFPLSSTAMLVFSFIGILVFSGYILYDFNRMKHYGVTAEEVPLMALNLYLDFINLFINILRFFGILASDD encoded by the coding sequence ATGTATTCACAAACTGTACAAACCTATATGCCATCCGTGATGCGGACCTTCGCATTATCACTGGCCATTTCAGTATTGGGGATGGCCATAGGCACTTTTGTTCCTCCGGCCTTGTTCATCCCGTTAGCGATCCTCGAGATTGCCATGTTGATTGGGGCTTTCATCATGCGGAGGAAAAAAGCGATCGGATACACATTTCTGTATAGCTTCACGTTGATTTCCGGGATTACCACCTATCCGATCATCGCTCATTACTTGGCCGCTGCCGGTGCTAATGTAGTGATTTTAGCCGGTGTAACGACGACAGTCGTATTTGGAGGTTTAGCCATTTATGCTACGACCACCAAAAGGGACCTTTCTTTCCTGGGAGGAATGCTCTTTGCCGCTTTGCTTGCTTTAGTGGTGATCGGTATCTTCAACATTTTCTTTCCTTTAAGCTCTACAGCCATGTTGGTCTTTTCATTTATCGGGATTTTGGTTTTCAGCGGGTATATCCTTTACGATTTCAATCGAATGAAGCATTACGGTGTAACGGCCGAGGAAGTTCCGCTCATGGCCTTGAATCTCTATCTTGATTTCATTAACCTTTTCATAAACATCTTACGCTTTTTTGGTATTTTGGCAAGTGATGACTAG
- a CDS encoding ABC transporter ATP-binding protein, giving the protein MNKAILEIENLTTSFRIGSTYHAAVDDVSFTVNENEIVAVVGESGCGKSALALSIMQLHNKQRTKSEGTIHYNGQNLLKLNDTQMNKVRGKELGMIFQEPLTALNPLMTIGKQIEENLDYHTKLSKDEKKKRTIELLTQVGIPYPERTYKQFPHELSGGMRQRAMISIAIACNPALVIADEPTTALDVTIQAQILDLLKDIQSRTRMGIILITHDLSVVAEVADRIVVMYAGQVVETGSVKEIFNNPLHPYTRSLLNSIPSASHEKNRLHVIEGIVPSIAKMDRIGCRFQDRIPWIPRHAHEERPQLHEVAKGHFVRCTCYKEFYFQAKGDESTHDITQSR; this is encoded by the coding sequence ATGAATAAAGCTATTTTGGAAATAGAGAATCTGACAACTTCATTTCGAATCGGAAGTACATATCATGCTGCTGTGGATGATGTTTCGTTTACGGTAAATGAAAACGAAATTGTAGCCGTGGTTGGAGAATCAGGTTGTGGAAAAAGTGCTTTGGCCTTATCCATTATGCAACTACATAATAAACAAAGGACTAAATCAGAAGGAACCATACATTATAACGGGCAAAACCTGCTGAAGTTGAATGATACACAAATGAATAAAGTCCGCGGAAAGGAATTGGGGATGATCTTCCAGGAACCTTTAACGGCCTTGAATCCGCTCATGACGATCGGAAAACAAATCGAGGAAAACCTTGATTACCATACCAAACTTTCCAAGGATGAAAAAAAGAAAAGGACAATCGAGCTTCTGACTCAAGTGGGAATTCCTTACCCTGAACGTACGTACAAGCAATTTCCGCATGAGCTATCGGGCGGAATGCGGCAAAGGGCGATGATCTCGATTGCCATTGCCTGCAACCCTGCACTGGTCATTGCCGATGAACCCACGACCGCCCTGGATGTCACGATTCAAGCGCAAATACTAGATTTGCTGAAGGATATCCAAAGCAGGACAAGGATGGGAATCATCTTGATTACACACGACTTGAGCGTCGTGGCAGAGGTTGCGGACAGGATCGTTGTCATGTATGCGGGTCAGGTAGTGGAGACGGGGAGCGTCAAGGAAATATTCAACAATCCGCTTCATCCGTATACGAGGTCTTTATTGAATTCGATTCCTTCGGCGTCACATGAGAAAAACCGTTTGCATGTTATTGAGGGAATCGTTCCATCCATCGCGAAAATGGATAGGATTGGATGCCGTTTCCAAGACAGGATTCCATGGATTCCAAGGCATGCACATGAAGAGAGGCCTCAGCTTCACGAAGTGGCCAAGGGCCATTTTGTACGGTGTACCTGCTATAAAGAATTTTATTTCCAAGCAAAAGGAGATGAATCGACCCATGACATTACTCAAAGTAGATAA
- a CDS encoding ATP-binding cassette domain-containing protein, whose protein sequence is MTLLKVDNLKVHFPIRGGFFRRVVDHVKAVDGVSFELQQGETYGLVGESGSGKSTTGKAVVKLNDVTSGQILFEGRDLAGLSRKEIKPFRKDIQMIFQDPYSSLNPKKRVLDIIAEPLRNFERLSPAEEKKIVQDFLDKVGLSPESIHKYPHEFSGGQRQRIGIARSLTLKPKLIIADEPVSALDVSVQAQVLNFLQDLQQEFNLTYLFVGHDLGVIRHMCDRMGVMYRGRLVEEGKSDEIYENPQHIYTKRLIAAIPDLEPEVRGEKVKLRKKLTAEYESSYSTFFDENGRAYDLKPISSTHRVALQ, encoded by the coding sequence ATGACATTACTCAAAGTAGATAACTTGAAAGTGCATTTTCCGATTAGGGGAGGTTTTTTTCGAAGGGTGGTCGATCATGTAAAGGCAGTGGACGGCGTTTCCTTTGAATTGCAGCAAGGAGAAACATATGGATTGGTCGGGGAATCGGGCAGCGGCAAATCGACGACAGGTAAGGCAGTTGTCAAGCTGAATGATGTGACATCGGGACAAATCCTGTTTGAAGGCAGGGATTTAGCGGGCCTAAGTAGAAAAGAGATTAAACCATTCCGAAAAGATATCCAAATGATCTTCCAAGACCCGTATTCTTCATTGAATCCGAAGAAGCGGGTGCTGGACATCATTGCCGAACCGCTGAGGAATTTCGAACGGCTATCACCGGCGGAGGAAAAGAAGATCGTTCAGGACTTCCTGGACAAGGTAGGACTCAGTCCGGAATCGATCCATAAATATCCCCATGAATTTTCAGGGGGACAGCGCCAGCGGATCGGGATTGCCCGTTCATTGACATTGAAGCCAAAGTTGATCATAGCGGATGAGCCGGTTTCGGCCTTGGATGTTTCCGTACAGGCACAGGTATTGAATTTTCTTCAGGACCTTCAGCAGGAATTCAATTTGACTTATTTATTCGTCGGCCACGATTTAGGTGTCATCCGGCATATGTGTGACCGGATGGGTGTCATGTATCGCGGTAGATTGGTTGAGGAAGGCAAAAGCGATGAAATCTATGAAAATCCCCAACATATATATACGAAACGGCTGATTGCCGCCATTCCGGATTTAGAGCCGGAAGTTCGCGGGGAAAAGGTGAAGCTCAGAAAGAAGCTTACGGCGGAATACGAGTCTTCCTATTCAACATTTTTCGATGAAAATGGCCGGGCCTATGATTTGAAGCCAATCTCATCGACCCATAGAGTTGCATTACAATAA